DNA from Colletotrichum higginsianum IMI 349063 chromosome 7 map unlocalized unitig_7, whole genome shotgun sequence:
ACCAACATGTTCTAACGGTCATGCATGTATCCCAACAGAAAAAGCGTAGATCTCAATGGTAGAAAGTTGAGTCGAGCAGAGTGAGTGGAATAGAGTCAATCTTCCATCTTTAATAGACGTTCAACCCACGGATGAGTGAAAGAGAGGAACGCATATGCTAAGATGGGGGTTGTTTTTGCTCTGATTTTTCagtggagagagagaattGAAGGCGGAGGAATCACCATGGcaaagggagagaagaaaaaaagataggaaaaaaaaagagaaagagtCATGCCTGCTTGGGGCATGGCATTTCGTCATAAAGAGCAGTGGTATCTCGCCCGTTCCTCCAGGCCATAATGCTCAAAACACCCGAACTCCGTCATGTAATAACAGTAAAGCCAAAGAATCATGTGCTCATCGTCATCAAATGGTGCCGGTGTTTTGCTCTGGGAGGCGAACGTGTCAGAAATGTCTCATGCCAGAGACAAACCCCGTCACTCTGGGGCAGAGAGGGAGGCTGGGGAGTTGTCTTACTGTCCAGACCCAGGTAGTCGGCTGCGACCAGCAGTTCCAGACACAGCTCGACTGGAATGTCCATGTCAGGGACATCCTCTCGCTCCCGGTAGCGGTACCAGTATTGGAAGTACTCGCATACTTTTTCGAGTACGACGCCACTGCCGAGGGAGAACGGTCAGATGCTTCCAGAACTTTTGGAATAagaaaagagggaggggtggcTGGGTAGAGAGATACAGAGAGgataagaagaagaaatgtTGCTTGTTTCAGATCAAGTGTAGTTAGGCAATCAAGCAGACCAGCCGTTGCAGCGGCGGTCTGTCAGTAAGAACACAGCGAAATAATTCTGGTTCATCATAGCAACCAGCCAGTGAATGTGAAAACGGGTGAGAGAACGTGAAGCTTACCTGATCTCCTCAAAGACGCAACGGCCAAGCGCGGCCTCGCGGAAGTTGTTCCTCGTGTCCAACATTCCCTTGATGGCTGGGCTGATCAAGGCAGCCTCGCGCAAGACAACAAACTCGTAGCCATCACTGGAGACTAGAGTCACGTACTTGCTCTCGGTCGCGCCGTTGGGGTCCATTGTAGCGAGCAGGGAGCAGCTGAGGCAGATCCGAACTCTTGAGGGAATGAAATCCTGCTTGCGTAGTACCGATGTGTCGGTGTCTTCCCCAGAAATCACAGTCACAAAGTATATTGTGCGTGTTTTTTGGTTTTCGCTTCTGGAGCTTGCTCGTGGCGGAATGGAAAAGCCCTCCTTCGATTGAAGGTTGACGCGTTCGTTCGAAATATCCAAGAACGAAAAATTCACGCGCCGGTTTTGAAGGAAGCGTAAGTGGAGCTCGGACCACATCATCCCACTCGGCGTCCCGGAAGCGAGGGGCTAGTACCGGAAAAACCCTCAGCTTCCTGTTTTCAGACGgcaggggggaaggggagagcCAGGCCAGCCGCCAGGGGTGCAGTTGATCCGCGTTAGCGCGCCCCGGTTTTGCGTTGTCGTTGTGGCTCCCCCTGCTGCTCTGGCGCCTGCCGTCATCACCCTAGCAAGAAGTGGCTGGTTGCCCCGTCGACTTGTTTACACTTGGTCTTCCTTGCTCCCGTCCCTTCTCCTCAAGAACACAGCACAACCCGCCCATCCACCCTCACCACACAAACCCACCCCCATACAATACACACTCCCAAGCCAGACCAAGCTCTTCTCCAACATTCCTCCATTCAAAACCGCCGCAACGTCTCTCACCCGCCTCGCGTGCCTCTCCCAAATCCCAAACCGTATCCTAACGGCATCCGACTGAAAGCGGTAGTTTTGCAAGAAACCAGGAACCTGCTTACTCTTGGTCGAGGAGAGGCGCCCAATATCAGCACCAGCATCCCCATCGACCCATCGCGAAACAACAAACACCAGcatctacctacctacacaAACGGGGGGCGCAATATCGCATAAAAGCACAAACCACTCAAGTCTccccaacaacaacaaccccatTTACCCTCCCCATACGAGCGCACGCACCGGCATCCCCCCCGGTATACATCAACGCATCCCTCCCCATCTTGCAAACACGCGCGAGGGACGGCGCAGCGAAACGACCCTCATCGTTATCGCGCCAAAAACACACCATACTCACCCGTCTTGAGCCTGCCGCACTATGGCGTCCTCATACCAGTACCGCAACTCATACCACAACTCCTCGTCCCAGAACATCAGCGAAAAGTACGACGAAGGCCTGGGACGCCCGGCCACATCCCGCCGCAACACGCGTCTGAGAAGCAGCGACGGTACCGTCAGCACCACAATGAGCTCATCCACAGGGCGCGAGAGCGCAGCAACCCACGTCACCGAGGGTCCTGCCTACTCTAAGAagattgtcgtcgtcggcgacggcggatGCGGCAAGACGTGTCTACTCATCAGCTACAGCCAAGGTTACTTTCCAGAGGTGAGATTCATTTTCATTGTTTTCGTCCCAAGGTCTCGAGGCATCGCGCGCGCGCCAATTGCGACTCCCCCGGAGGCGAAATGAAGAGTCAAAACAATGCTGACTCTAACAATCAAAAGAAATACGTCCCCACTGTCTTCGAAAACTACATCACGTACCCGACGCACCCGCCGTCCGGTAAGACCGTAGAGCTCGCGCTGTGGGACACGGCCGGCCAAGAGGAGTACGACCGGTTGCGACCGCTCTCGTACCCCGAGACCGACCTGATATTCGTCTGTTTTGCGATTGACTGCCCGAACTCGCTAGAAAACGTCATGGACAAGGTAATCCAATCACAATCACGGCCCCGATAACAAGCCCCTCCTTTTTTTCGGGCCCCCTTTGCCACTAATGCTAATCTCTCTTGTCGCCAGTGGTATCCCGAAGTCCTCCACTTCTGCCCCTATACCCCTCTGGTTCTCGTGGGCCTCAAGTCCGACCTCCGCTTCAAGAAGACGTGCATCGACATGCTCAAGACGCAAGGCCTCACTCCAGTGACTCAGGAACAGGGCCGCGCTGTTGCACGCAAGATGGGCGCCCAGTACGCGGAGTGCAGCAGCAAGGAGATGACGGGTGTGGACGAGATATTTGAGCAGGCCATCCTGACCGTCGTGGCCAACGACCGGAAAAACGTGGAGGCTCAAGCTGCCGTTTCGTCGTCAACATCCGGCGGTCCTCCCGGGAGCAGCGCAGGCATCCCCAGCGTCGCTCttaagaagaagaagaagaggaatTGCAAGATCCTGTAAGATTCTCGCCGAGGATCGAGGGGTTGCGACGGACAGGCATTGGGCACTGGCGGAGGGCGTAATGAATGACTTTGTTTTATCTGCATGATCTCGTTACGACCTGCTACTATTACGATCTGGAGAAAGCATGCGCCACCATTAGCGAAGGGCGTCTCCTGCTCTGGGGCTGGATGTACTCTAGACCAGGgacaaatctttttttcccccttgaCACCAGGGACGCGGAAAgtgttttcttctttccgACGGAGGAGAATTGGTATATAAGGGGTAGGATCAATGAAGGGGTTGGGAGGGAAAGTGAGTTGTATTCTCATCGGAGTCTCGAGACTCGTCCATacccttttctttttgacgcaaaaacacacacacacacaaacataCACACGCAAGCGGAGCGGGTACAGAGGAGACTTTGATCAGTTTCTGTATCCATTAGGTACTTTTGACCCCGTGGGGCACATTTTTTTCTTTTATTTTCCTAGCCTTtttcctctcctcttctgTTACCCTCTCCTGTATCAGCATCGGGTTTTTTGTCTTGATAGGGCATTCCGGAGGGGATAGGAAACATGAATTGTCAAAAGCATCAAAACCGGAAGTGTTCAAGCTCGCAGCAGTGACAGTGAAATGTGAGGGAACCCGTGCGGGAGGCGTTAGCAGCTCAACCGTTGTTAGCCTATTTGAGTGACCCGATGCCTTGGTTCAACGTGTGGTGGTACCGAGAGGCACGACATCCGAAAACGGCCTCTAGTGAGGGAGGGAAAGTCAATGTCGAAGCGTGTATATCGGAGAAAGGTCCGGGAAGGGGTTCATTAAGATGGGATTTCGCAGAATCGGACTCTAGGTTCTGTACTGGGAATCCTACACTCcaaatccccccccccaagaacCCAAGAATCCCATCCCGCCACATCTTGTTTACAGTAAAATCACCGGCCGATCCTTGCGAATCATGGAATATTCTCGCCGGGTTCGCATCGCCGATCTCCCGCGACGTGATCTCACGGATGGCTACCGTGACAGCCGACCCACCACACCAGTCCCGTCTCAGAGCAACCATCCATCCGGCCcatccgtcgccgccctcgatcTCCAGATGCAGGGCCTGGAGAGTACTCTAGATGCGTTGAATAGAGCGCGCGAGGGACTTTGTAGAATCGCAGTCGAGGGATGGCGCGCGGATCTGAGAGTGGCCGACGGGCTCATCATGGCGATTGCCCAGCGCGGTACTAAGAGTACGATTTGGCAGATCTGCCACCCGTCCAAGTACCCCAAGAAACAGGATCTGCTACGAAGGCATGTCGGAGTCGCCCAGGATACGTACGAAACTGCCGGCAGGCGGTGCCGGGAAGTCGTCCGGCCCCTGGCCGAACTCTgcgagaaggccaagagtctcggcgatgatgccaAGCAGGTGGGCGATTCGATCCGCGAGTTGAGCAATTGCAAGAAGATGGTTCTCAACGCAGAGATCAGAATAGCATCGGAAATGTGGTCGCGCAAGGCGTCGAAACTTGCGGCCATGCGCAAGCGGGAGCAAcagatgaagatgaagccGAAGTGTGTAAGGATTCAGCAGACTACGATGGCGGGCCGGTATAAGACCGGGAGTGAGGGTCGTAACCCACGCATTTCCGGGTTGACGTTACGCAATCACGCCGAGGGGATAGACGTTTCGCTCAAGCACAACGACGAGATGCTTTCGTCCCTGGTGGTATTGACAGGAGAGATCCGGAGGGTTGCGTCCGAGGCGGAGATGCTGAAGCGTAACGTCGAGTCGCTCCAACAGGTCCGTGACGCGAAGAATCAAGCTGATCGGGTGCTCGTCGCCAAGATGGTGGTCCGCTGGGAGCTTTTCCAGGCGCAGCTTGCGAAGCTCAGCAGCGAGTTGcacaaggaggaggagccgttgacggcggcgtgtGACAGATGTCTCTGCGTCGCGGCGAGGTTGGATGCGCTCAAGGAGTCCAACTTTGGAGATCTGATGTTTGGATTGGAAGATCTGGCAAATAGCATAGATGGGCAGAAGGACAGGAAGCGGTGCGCGAAGGCGCCCAAGATGGAAAAAGCGCCCAAGAGGTCCTATGCGTCCAGCGCTGGCCGCCTGGTGTGGTGGTAGCGAGCTTCGACACGGGGCGGCGAGTGATAGACAGGGCTGGCTTGGTGCTCAATAAAAAGAACCTATCGTTTCGCATTCATTCGTGATGTTTTGTGGGTATCATGATCTCTCCTCGTTCCTcgcttcgccttcgccgccgctgccctcgccctccttgtTCTGCTCGGGCTCCTTGGCCATGACGTTCTCGAACTGCGACCACAACGCCTCGACAGAGGAGAATTCGTTTCCGACCTGCAGCGTGAAGATCCATTAGCGCGCGTTTCCTGGAGGTTTCGGGTCGAGTGGATTGGGGTTGGTACCgtgatgacggcctcgagcgaCCGGTTCAGcttgttgatgttggcgaggacATGCTCGAAGCtctgtttttgttttgtttgttAGCATCCCCGTGTGTGTTTTTGTCGATTGTTCGTTGGGGTAATGGAAAGCATTACCATGGCGatctcgccgaggagctctTCACGCTGCTGCTCAAAGTAGGTCTTTTCCCTCGTCCCGGCCTGGGACTGGGAGCGGGAGAAGGAGCGCTGATGTGACGACATGTTGGGTTGAGGATGAGTGTTGAAAGGGACATTGCGCGCCGTGGGGTAATGCGCGTCTGGGCGATGATGGTATCCGTAGTGGGGTGAGGGATGCACAGTGTTTATTTCGCCAACCTGGGGATTTGTGGACAGTACAACACATCTTAGTTTTGCTTGACCACTAGATATCGCATTTATCCTTCCTTTCTGACCATTCAGCTCAAC
Protein-coding regions in this window:
- a CDS encoding Skp1 family protein, with the protein product MDPNGATESKYVTLVSSDGYEFVVLREAALISPAIKGMLDTRNNFREAALGRCVFEEISGVVLEKVCEYFQYWYRYREREDVPDMDIPVELCLELLVAADYLGLDKQNTGTI
- a CDS encoding Ras family protein — its product is MASSYQYRNSYHNSSSQNISEKYDEGLGRPATSRRNTRLRSSDGTVSTTMSSSTGRESAATHVTEGPAYSKKIVVVGDGGCGKTCLLISYSQGYFPEKYVPTVFENYITYPTHPPSGKTVELALWDTAGQEEYDRLRPLSYPETDLIFVCFAIDCPNSLENVMDKWYPEVLHFCPYTPLVLVGLKSDLRFKKTCIDMLKTQGLTPVTQEQGRAVARKMGAQYAECSSKEMTGVDEIFEQAILTVVANDRKNVEAQAAVSSSTSGGPPGSSAGIPSVALKKKKKRNCKIL
- a CDS encoding DASH complex subunit Dad1; translation: MSSHQRSFSRSQSQAGTREKTYFEQQREELLGEIAMSFEHVLANINKLNRSLEAVITVGNEFSSVEALWSQFENVMAKEPEQNKEGEGSGGEGEARNEERS